A region from the Sandaracinus amylolyticus genome encodes:
- a CDS encoding TetR/AcrR family transcriptional regulator codes for MRREPRAPGRPARLSIEVIVDRACELVREHGLDALTMRAIAEALEATPMAIYHHVKDRDALVHLVVDRVVARIELPERTLAPVPWLREVAHRTRCVGLEHPGVMDVLLDEGPAVPSALRILDATVATLHDAGLGWAAATDVHNTFFSWLAGAIRREDRWRRQHVEGPPPFVALAETMPSRELPALRRALPRLRAIDLDAMFATSLELVLAGVEHQLERPRGRQDARR; via the coding sequence ATGCGTCGAGAGCCCCGAGCGCCCGGTCGGCCGGCGCGCCTGTCGATCGAGGTGATCGTCGATCGCGCGTGCGAGCTGGTCCGCGAGCACGGGCTCGATGCGCTCACGATGCGCGCGATCGCCGAGGCGCTCGAGGCGACGCCGATGGCGATCTACCACCACGTGAAGGACCGCGACGCGCTGGTGCACCTCGTCGTCGATCGCGTGGTCGCGCGCATCGAGCTGCCGGAGCGCACGCTCGCGCCGGTGCCCTGGCTGCGCGAGGTCGCGCACCGCACGCGCTGCGTCGGGCTCGAGCACCCCGGCGTGATGGACGTGCTGCTCGACGAAGGTCCTGCGGTGCCGAGCGCGCTGCGCATCCTCGACGCGACGGTCGCCACGCTGCACGACGCCGGGCTCGGATGGGCCGCGGCGACCGACGTGCACAACACGTTCTTCTCGTGGCTCGCCGGCGCGATCCGGCGCGAGGATCGATGGCGCAGACAGCACGTGGAAGGTCCGCCGCCCTTCGTCGCGCTCGCGGAGACGATGCCGTCACGCGAGCTGCCCGCGCTGCGGCGCGCCCTCCCGCGCCTGCGCGCGATCGATCTCGACGCGATGTTCGCGACCTCGCTCGAGCTCGTGCTCGCGGGCGTGGAGCACCAGCTCGAGCGGCCGCGCGGGCGTCAGGACGCGCGACGATAG
- a CDS encoding DUF2891 domain-containing protein — translation MSSHEHAERLAPFVAMALGCVHRAYPNQIAHVLRDDADARPPRALTPVFYGCYDWHSAVHGHWLLARASRHFPDAPFAAPARAALHTSLTTAGVTGEVEYLRDRPTFERPYGLAWLFTLQAELAQLDGALAATLAPLTAVAREHLVRWLPKLSTPTRVGTHAQTAFALGLVLDAARVLRDAELAALVTARALDYFGDDRDHALHLEPGGEDFLSPSLGSADLMARVLAPATFATWLSRVLPDDAPARLVPARVTDPTDGRLAHLDGLNLSRAWMLERIAGALPDDDARRAAYVACSSAHRDVALAAIDGAHYAGSHWLGTFACYLLTR, via the coding sequence GTGAGCTCTCACGAACACGCCGAGCGCCTCGCGCCCTTCGTCGCGATGGCGCTCGGCTGCGTGCACCGCGCGTATCCGAATCAGATCGCGCACGTGCTGCGCGACGACGCCGACGCGCGTCCGCCGCGCGCGCTGACGCCGGTCTTCTACGGCTGTTACGACTGGCACTCCGCGGTGCACGGGCACTGGCTGCTCGCGCGCGCGTCGCGGCACTTCCCCGACGCGCCGTTCGCCGCGCCGGCGCGCGCCGCGCTCCACACGAGCCTCACGACCGCCGGCGTCACCGGAGAGGTCGAGTACCTGCGCGATCGCCCCACGTTCGAGCGCCCCTACGGGCTCGCGTGGCTCTTCACGCTGCAGGCCGAGCTCGCGCAGCTCGACGGCGCGCTCGCGGCGACGCTGGCGCCGCTCACCGCGGTCGCGCGCGAGCACCTCGTGCGCTGGCTTCCGAAGCTCTCGACGCCGACCCGCGTCGGCACCCACGCGCAGACCGCGTTCGCGCTCGGCCTCGTGCTCGATGCGGCGCGCGTGCTCCGCGACGCCGAGCTCGCGGCGCTCGTCACCGCGCGCGCCCTCGACTACTTCGGCGACGATCGCGACCACGCGCTGCACCTCGAGCCGGGCGGCGAGGACTTCCTCAGCCCGAGCCTCGGGAGCGCGGACCTGATGGCGCGCGTCCTCGCGCCCGCGACGTTCGCGACGTGGCTCTCGCGCGTCCTGCCCGACGACGCGCCCGCGCGCTTGGTCCCGGCGCGCGTGACCGATCCCACCGATGGACGGCTCGCGCACCTCGACGGGCTCAACCTCAGCCGCGCATGGATGCTCGAGCGCATCGCCGGTGCGCTCCCCGACGACGACGCGCGACGTGCCGCGTACGTCGCGTGCTCGAGCGCGCACCGCGACGTCGCGCTCGCCGCGATCGACGGAGCGCACTACGCGGGCAGCCACTGGCTCGGCACCTTCGCGTGCTACCTGCTCACTCGCTGA
- a CDS encoding ExbD/TolR family protein — MGGISVGGGGHGNRKSVDAEVSLMPTIDLLLCCIMFLLVTAVWSRLGRLDVDQRAAAGSAMDAPAVDRIVVYLQIRASGFTLGSTAGEQVEIPSGSGGYDLEGLHARLAERQLAAPDHDDLVVAPDDGVTYEHVIAAVDTAVTAGFTGVTLSDQPPR; from the coding sequence GTGGGTGGAATCAGCGTGGGTGGTGGAGGGCACGGCAACCGGAAGAGCGTCGACGCGGAGGTGTCGTTGATGCCGACGATCGATCTCTTGCTGTGCTGCATCATGTTCTTGCTCGTGACCGCGGTCTGGAGCCGGCTCGGCCGGCTCGACGTGGATCAACGCGCCGCGGCGGGCAGCGCGATGGACGCGCCGGCGGTCGATCGCATCGTCGTGTACCTCCAGATCCGCGCGAGCGGGTTCACGCTGGGCTCGACCGCGGGCGAGCAGGTCGAGATCCCGAGCGGCAGCGGTGGGTACGATCTCGAGGGACTGCACGCGCGGCTCGCGGAGCGCCAGCTCGCCGCGCCCGATCACGACGATCTCGTCGTCGCGCCCGACGACGGCGTCACGTACGAGCACGTGATCGCCGCCGTCGACACCGCGGTCACGGCAGGGTTCACCGGCGTGACGCTCTCGGATCAGCCGCCGCGATGA